One genomic window of Coleofasciculus chthonoplastes PCC 7420 includes the following:
- a CDS encoding type I restriction endonuclease, with protein sequence MAQVIQASELTLHDVEEKFNLQQVEDEQFFGEWQGELPELTAAQKEWLDQVKADFLALEKYPVHEEIVKMVVLSPLLSLAGLFRYPFRPVAEKQVEIVVEEKDEVVRGRIDVLVLHQQLWVTVIESKSKRFSLSEALPQALFYMLNSPNLLQPTFGLVTNGSHFMFIKLIRQDMPQYGLSDELTLRRRGNELYQVLGVLKRWQQELINNNS encoded by the coding sequence ATGGCACAAGTTATTCAAGCGAGTGAATTAACCCTGCATGATGTGGAAGAAAAATTTAACCTGCAACAGGTTGAGGATGAGCAGTTTTTTGGTGAATGGCAGGGGGAATTACCAGAACTTACAGCGGCTCAAAAGGAATGGCTAGACCAAGTTAAGGCGGATTTTCTAGCACTAGAAAAATATCCCGTCCATGAAGAAATTGTCAAAATGGTTGTGTTGTCGCCGTTATTGTCCCTAGCTGGTTTATTTCGCTATCCCTTCCGTCCAGTGGCTGAGAAACAAGTGGAAATTGTGGTTGAGGAGAAGGATGAAGTGGTGCGGGGACGGATTGATGTTTTGGTGTTACATCAGCAATTGTGGGTGACGGTGATTGAGTCAAAAAGTAAGCGGTTTAGTTTGAGTGAAGCGTTACCGCAGGCGTTGTTTTATATGCTCAATAGTCCGAATCTTTTACAACCCACGTTTGGATTGGTGACAAATGGGAGTCATTTTATGTTTATTAAATTAATTCGGCAAGATATGCCACAATATGGTTTGTCCGATGAGTTGACACTGAGGCGGCGAGGGAATGAGTTGTATCAAGTGTTGGGGGTGTTGAAGCGGTGGCAACAAGAATTAATAAATAATAATTCATAA
- a CDS encoding DUF6920 family protein: MSQAVSLNELWESTPPSESVFQPDQLVGLPEAVQRYLNHAIAPGTPLASAVRLRMHGEIKLRGWLPFTAEQVISWRRGFIWRAAVRMNGLPIWGSDRMVDGVGGMRWKLLGLFPVMTASGADITRSTVGRMLAELVWLPSVLCQRDVSWTTPDAVHAHASLTLFGESTDLILTIDNQGQLESVKLRRWNNPEGAEFHYVDFGGLVEAEGTFGGYTIPTRLLVGWHFGSERFESEKAFFRATIDQAIYR, from the coding sequence ATGAGTCAAGCGGTTTCCCTAAACGAGTTGTGGGAGTCAACGCCACCCAGCGAGTCGGTTTTTCAACCCGATCAATTGGTGGGGCTTCCTGAGGCGGTACAACGCTATCTGAACCATGCGATCGCGCCAGGAACACCATTAGCCTCTGCGGTGCGACTGCGGATGCATGGTGAAATCAAACTCCGGGGTTGGCTTCCCTTCACTGCTGAACAAGTCATCTCTTGGCGTCGAGGTTTTATTTGGCGGGCGGCGGTACGGATGAATGGCTTACCGATATGGGGATCTGATCGGATGGTGGATGGCGTTGGCGGGATGCGGTGGAAACTGTTAGGGCTGTTTCCGGTGATGACGGCTTCGGGTGCAGATATTACGCGATCAACTGTGGGTCGAATGCTGGCAGAACTTGTCTGGTTACCGTCTGTTTTATGTCAACGTGATGTATCGTGGACGACACCGGATGCAGTTCATGCCCATGCTAGTTTAACGCTATTTGGCGAGAGTACCGATCTTATCCTCACAATTGATAATCAAGGGCAGTTGGAGAGTGTCAAGCTGAGGCGCTGGAACAATCCTGAAGGTGCTGAGTTTCATTATGTAGATTTCGGCGGCTTGGTGGAAGCAGAAGGGACGTTTGGCGGCTACACTATCCCCACTCGATTGTTGGTTGGATGGCACTTTGGTAGCGAACGTTTTGAGTCAGAAAAAGCATTTTTTAGAGCAACTATTGATCAGGCAATTTATCGTTGA
- a CDS encoding phosphodiester glycosidase family protein has product MSRQHLSSPQRKFTRRSFLVLGGAALAQGLGLVSPVAAESVSFRRSTILGVPLYQTHIDLTNPDTFIAIGLANNSTLGNHQGAIGEESFGNMVRRYHAAVVASGTFFSKKDPKRLMGNMVSAGTFLKYSPWENYGTTLGLRVGNQPELVTARVDGKPDWGQHWFSLTGGPRLLRKGKVWLAPRSEGFTDPRVMGVAHRCAIGFPASGKKLVLVTFLAPLPLWREAKVMRAIGCSEAMNIDGGSSSALYHRGRILVNPKRMLTNAIVVYDSHHPAPTFLRETWQKFQQGERPVVPQLLRV; this is encoded by the coding sequence ATGTCACGTCAACATTTATCCAGTCCTCAGCGAAAATTCACTCGACGTTCATTTCTAGTCTTAGGTGGTGCGGCTTTAGCCCAAGGATTGGGACTTGTTTCCCCAGTCGCCGCCGAGTCTGTCAGTTTTCGCCGCAGTACGATTCTCGGTGTTCCCCTGTATCAAACCCATATTGATTTGACGAACCCCGATACGTTTATCGCCATTGGTTTAGCCAATAATTCCACGTTGGGAAATCATCAAGGGGCAATTGGTGAAGAATCGTTTGGTAATATGGTTCGTCGCTATCACGCGGCTGTCGTCGCCAGTGGCACATTTTTCAGCAAAAAAGACCCAAAACGGCTGATGGGAAATATGGTATCCGCTGGAACCTTTCTCAAATACAGTCCCTGGGAAAATTATGGCACGACGCTGGGATTGCGGGTAGGAAACCAACCGGAATTAGTGACAGCGCGAGTCGATGGAAAACCAGACTGGGGTCAACATTGGTTTTCGCTGACTGGGGGTCCAAGACTGCTGAGAAAGGGAAAAGTCTGGTTAGCGCCGCGTAGTGAAGGATTTACTGATCCGCGTGTTATGGGTGTGGCACATCGCTGTGCGATCGGGTTTCCAGCTAGTGGCAAAAAATTAGTCTTGGTCACGTTTCTAGCACCGTTACCCCTATGGCGAGAAGCGAAGGTAATGCGAGCAATTGGGTGTAGTGAGGCAATGAATATAGATGGCGGATCATCTAGCGCATTATACCACAGGGGGAGGATTTTGGTGAATCCTAAACGGATGCTCACGAACGCGATCGTTGTGTATGATTCCCATCATCCTGCACCGACATTCTTACGAGAGACTTGGCAGAAGTTTCAACAAGGAGAACGACCTGTTGTGCCTCAGTTATTGAGGGTTTAA
- a CDS encoding peroxiredoxin, giving the protein MISRRTLVSLLLASCLACLTWLNVTPAAYALGGKQPPLNEPAPEFTLPTNSGDGEVSLSDYRGKWVVLYFYPKDFTSGCTLEARRFQQDLPKYIERNAQIVGVSADDVDSHADFCDSEGLKFPLLADTDGSVSKAYGSWMGFVSLRHTYLIDPDGILREIFLGVRPAIHSTEVLAHLDELRSVT; this is encoded by the coding sequence ATGATTTCTCGTCGCACACTTGTGAGCCTTCTCTTGGCAAGCTGTCTGGCTTGCTTGACGTGGTTAAACGTCACTCCCGCCGCTTATGCTCTCGGCGGTAAACAACCACCCTTAAACGAGCCTGCACCAGAGTTTACGCTACCAACCAATAGTGGGGATGGGGAGGTATCACTCTCCGATTACCGAGGAAAATGGGTGGTCTTGTACTTTTATCCCAAGGATTTCACCTCAGGTTGCACCTTAGAGGCTCGTCGCTTTCAGCAAGATTTGCCCAAATATATAGAGAGAAATGCCCAAATTGTGGGAGTGAGTGCGGATGATGTGGACTCCCATGCCGATTTTTGTGACTCAGAGGGGTTGAAATTCCCCCTTTTAGCCGATACAGATGGGTCAGTGAGTAAGGCGTATGGGTCTTGGATGGGCTTTGTCTCCCTACGTCATACTTATCTCATTGATCCCGATGGTATCTTGCGGGAGATATTTCTCGGTGTTCGACCCGCGATTCACAGTACAGAGGTACTGGCACATTTAGATGAGTTGCGATCGGTGACATAA
- the ppsA gene encoding phosphoenolpyruvate synthase, protein MVAATEPTTSQSSKEEALILWFEEVGIVDVPLVGGKNASLGEMIRQLTAKGVRVPTGFATTAYAYRYFIKEAGLEERLRELFSDLDVEDMNNLRVRGKQARSLILNTPFPENLRTAIAESYLKLCERYGVTAEFCDRFEPEYQEECKEKSQAVDVAVRSSATAEDLPDASFAGQQETYLNVYGVMDVLDACHRCFASIFTDRAISYRTLKGFDHFDVALSVGVQKMVRSDLASSGVMFSIDTETGFKNAALVTAAYGLGENVVQGAVNPDEYFVFKPTLKDGYRPILEKRLGSKEIKMIYDIGGSKLTKNVSVSEPEQVKYAINDEEILQLARWGCIIEDHYSEVRGVYTPMDIEWAKDGETGDLYIVQARPETVQSQKSKSVLKSYQLKGTSEVAVTGRAVGEMIGQGKAKVILDVHKIDEFEPGEVLVTNKTDPDWEPIMKRASAIVTNQGGRTCHAAIIAREMGIPAIVGCGDATGVLKSGQEVTVSCSEGEEGRVYEGLVPFEVQETQLENLPTTRTKILMNVGNPEEAFGLAAIPCDGVGLARLEFIIANHIKVHPLALLNFDKLEDATVKREIYKMTYLYERKADFFVDKLARGVAMIAAAFYPNPVVLRMSDFKSNEYANLLGGQQFEPKEENPMIGWRGASRYYDENYAEAYGLECQAIKRVRDDMGLTNVIPMIPFCRTPEEGRKVLAEMEKYGLKRGENGLQVYVMCEIPSNVILADQFSEVFDGFSIGSNDLTQLTLGLDRDSSLVAHIFDERNDGVKEMVRMVIEKAKKNGRKIGICGQAPSDYPEFAKFLVELGIDSMSLNPDSVMKTLLMVAEVEKQQG, encoded by the coding sequence ATGGTTGCAGCTACTGAACCAACAACATCTCAATCGTCCAAAGAAGAAGCTCTCATTCTGTGGTTTGAAGAGGTAGGAATTGTCGATGTTCCCTTGGTGGGTGGTAAAAACGCCTCCCTCGGCGAAATGATCCGACAACTGACCGCTAAGGGCGTCAGGGTTCCCACCGGATTCGCCACGACGGCTTATGCATACCGTTACTTCATTAAGGAAGCCGGTTTAGAAGAAAGGCTACGCGAACTGTTTTCTGACCTCGATGTCGAGGATATGAATAACCTGCGAGTCCGGGGTAAGCAAGCGCGGTCTTTGATTCTCAATACACCGTTCCCAGAAAACCTGCGAACGGCGATCGCGGAATCTTACCTGAAGCTGTGCGAACGGTATGGGGTTACCGCTGAGTTTTGCGATCGGTTTGAGCCGGAATACCAAGAAGAGTGCAAGGAGAAAAGCCAAGCTGTTGACGTAGCCGTCCGTTCATCCGCTACGGCTGAAGACTTACCTGATGCCAGCTTTGCAGGTCAGCAAGAAACTTACCTGAACGTCTACGGTGTCATGGACGTTTTAGACGCTTGCCATCGTTGCTTTGCCTCCATCTTCACTGACCGCGCCATCTCCTATCGCACCCTCAAAGGGTTTGATCACTTTGATGTCGCCCTGTCAGTTGGGGTGCAGAAAATGGTGCGCTCTGACTTAGCCTCTTCCGGTGTCATGTTCTCCATTGACACAGAAACAGGCTTCAAGAATGCCGCCCTAGTTACCGCTGCCTATGGTTTGGGCGAAAACGTTGTCCAAGGTGCTGTCAACCCCGACGAATACTTTGTATTCAAACCCACGCTCAAGGACGGGTATCGCCCGATTCTCGAAAAGCGCTTGGGCAGCAAAGAAATCAAGATGATCTATGACATCGGTGGTTCGAAACTGACCAAGAACGTATCCGTGTCAGAGCCTGAGCAAGTCAAATACGCCATCAACGACGAAGAAATTCTGCAACTCGCTCGCTGGGGTTGTATTATTGAAGACCACTACTCCGAAGTCCGGGGTGTCTACACCCCTATGGACATTGAGTGGGCGAAAGACGGTGAAACGGGTGATTTGTACATCGTCCAAGCTCGTCCAGAAACCGTTCAATCCCAGAAATCCAAGAGCGTCCTCAAGAGCTATCAGCTTAAAGGAACCTCTGAGGTGGCGGTTACCGGTCGCGCCGTTGGCGAAATGATTGGTCAGGGCAAAGCCAAAGTGATTCTGGATGTCCACAAGATTGATGAGTTTGAACCCGGTGAAGTCTTAGTCACCAACAAGACTGACCCCGACTGGGAACCAATCATGAAACGGGCATCAGCCATTGTCACCAACCAAGGTGGACGTACCTGCCACGCAGCAATTATTGCTCGTGAGATGGGAATCCCCGCGATTGTGGGTTGTGGTGATGCTACAGGTGTGCTTAAGAGTGGACAAGAGGTCACTGTTTCCTGCTCTGAAGGGGAAGAAGGACGGGTTTACGAAGGGCTTGTACCCTTTGAAGTCCAAGAAACCCAACTGGAAAACCTACCCACAACCCGCACCAAGATTTTGATGAACGTGGGTAACCCAGAAGAAGCCTTTGGTTTGGCGGCGATTCCTTGCGATGGCGTGGGATTAGCCCGCTTAGAGTTCATCATCGCCAATCATATTAAGGTGCACCCCTTGGCACTGCTGAACTTCGATAAGCTCGAAGATGCCACCGTCAAGCGGGAAATCTACAAAATGACCTACCTCTACGAACGCAAGGCTGACTTCTTCGTAGACAAGTTGGCGCGGGGTGTGGCAATGATTGCGGCGGCATTCTATCCCAACCCAGTTGTGTTACGGATGTCCGACTTCAAGAGTAATGAGTATGCCAACCTCCTCGGCGGTCAACAGTTTGAGCCGAAGGAAGAAAACCCGATGATTGGCTGGCGTGGTGCGTCTCGTTACTACGATGAAAACTATGCCGAAGCCTATGGGTTAGAGTGTCAAGCGATCAAGCGAGTTCGGGATGACATGGGCTTAACTAACGTAATCCCCATGATTCCCTTCTGCCGTACCCCTGAGGAAGGGCGCAAGGTGCTGGCAGAAATGGAGAAATACGGCTTGAAGCGTGGCGAAAATGGACTGCAAGTCTATGTAATGTGCGAGATTCCCAGTAACGTGATCTTGGCGGATCAGTTCAGTGAAGTGTTTGATGGGTTCTCCATTGGTTCCAATGACTTGACTCAGTTAACTCTGGGTCTTGACCGCGACTCCAGTTTGGTGGCTCACATCTTTGATGAGCGCAATGACGGGGTTAAGGAAATGGTACGGATGGTAATTGAGAAGGCGAAGAAGAATGGTCGTAAGATTGGTATCTGCGGTCAAGCGCCCAGTGACTATCCTGAGTTTGCCAAGTTCTTGGTTGAGTTGGGAATTGACTCAATGAGTTTGAACCCTGACTCGGTGATGAAGACACTGTTGATGGTGGCTGAAGTTGAAAAACAACAAGGCTAA
- a CDS encoding sensor histidine kinase gives MHFKFSPNILNRLGEELIPNPDQGIIELVKNSYDADATQCTVELINTDTTGGSILISDNGIGMDLAAISEGWFVLGRSKKAAREPTALGRLPVGDKGLGRLAALRQGSKVQLKTRPKNEPAVEYSLTINWQDFEQASVVEDISFDVQKDMANLPQGTEILIENLNIKFGRREVKRLARELLFLADPFDSDIAFRPRLIAPEFADLEKQVNESYFDDAEYHLKSSVNGDGIVESSVFDWKGELLFQAKHSDISQEPYKTAPAEFELWVFLLNPQSFSTKTASFGQVRKWLSEVGNIHLYHRGLRVKPYGDQGDDWLNLNYARARNPEVRPSTSTVIGRIIVNDPNDLLNQKTDRLGFIENEAFLELKRFAIDVLNWMAKERLKQTENRRQIVKQESSRDVISAKRNIESVIEKAVPQQSRDTVRKVIQQYEEVKERETKALREDLQLYRSLATAGTTAAVFAHESGKPVTLIEKVAKRIEKKGQELPGEIYFKSFAKPVEILYKVSKSLLSFSRFPLHLLKREKRKTGRVEVYRVIDDILELFAPFLQDSKIEVVKSSINNQYFILGSTALLEAIITNLLTNTINAFNVEGTRTEGRQVMIVTEIIETYLQIKILDNGLGIRDINLNNIWLPGQTTKPEGTGLGLTIVKDSVTDLGGKVQAIAQGELGGAEFIIKLPLVGG, from the coding sequence ATGCATTTTAAGTTTTCACCCAATATCCTGAATAGATTAGGTGAAGAACTGATTCCTAATCCAGACCAAGGAATTATCGAATTGGTGAAGAATTCTTATGATGCTGATGCGACCCAATGTACAGTAGAGCTTATCAATACTGACACCACAGGTGGTTCAATCCTGATTTCAGATAACGGTATTGGTATGGATCTCGCGGCTATTAGTGAGGGATGGTTTGTGCTAGGTCGGTCAAAAAAAGCTGCCCGCGAACCTACTGCTCTGGGACGTCTACCTGTTGGTGATAAAGGATTAGGTCGATTAGCTGCGTTGAGACAAGGTTCTAAAGTACAATTAAAAACCCGACCTAAAAATGAACCCGCTGTTGAGTATTCTCTGACGATTAATTGGCAAGATTTTGAGCAAGCCTCTGTTGTGGAAGACATTTCCTTCGATGTCCAAAAAGATATGGCTAACTTGCCCCAAGGGACGGAAATTTTAATTGAAAATTTAAACATAAAGTTTGGTCGGCGAGAGGTTAAACGATTAGCCAGAGAACTTTTATTTTTAGCAGATCCATTTGATAGTGATATTGCTTTCCGCCCTAGGCTGATTGCTCCAGAATTTGCTGATCTTGAAAAACAAGTTAATGAATCTTATTTTGATGATGCTGAATATCATTTGAAGTCGTCAGTTAATGGAGATGGAATCGTAGAATCTTCCGTATTCGACTGGAAGGGTGAATTGCTATTTCAAGCAAAACATAGTGATATTTCTCAAGAACCTTACAAAACAGCACCAGCAGAATTTGAATTATGGGTATTTTTGCTAAACCCTCAAAGTTTCTCTACAAAAACAGCGTCTTTCGGACAGGTTAGAAAATGGCTATCAGAAGTGGGTAATATTCATTTATACCACAGGGGTTTGCGGGTGAAACCCTATGGTGATCAAGGAGATGATTGGCTGAATTTAAATTATGCACGAGCCAGAAATCCAGAGGTACGTCCCTCAACCAGTACCGTTATTGGTCGGATAATTGTCAATGATCCCAATGATCTGCTAAATCAAAAGACTGATCGACTAGGGTTTATAGAAAATGAAGCTTTTCTGGAGCTAAAGCGGTTTGCCATTGATGTATTGAACTGGATGGCTAAAGAGAGGCTGAAACAAACTGAAAATAGACGACAAATAGTTAAGCAAGAATCGAGTCGTGATGTTATTTCTGCTAAAAGAAATATTGAAAGTGTTATTGAAAAAGCGGTGCCACAGCAATCTCGTGACACAGTACGCAAGGTAATTCAACAGTACGAAGAGGTAAAAGAGCGTGAAACAAAAGCACTACGGGAAGATCTTCAACTCTATCGAAGTCTGGCGACAGCCGGAACAACAGCAGCCGTTTTTGCTCATGAGTCTGGTAAACCCGTCACGTTAATCGAGAAAGTCGCTAAACGAATAGAAAAAAAAGGTCAAGAATTACCAGGAGAGATATATTTTAAATCTTTTGCAAAACCAGTAGAGATACTTTATAAAGTCAGCAAGTCGTTACTGAGTTTTTCCAGGTTTCCTTTGCATTTATTAAAGCGAGAAAAGCGTAAAACGGGTCGTGTGGAAGTTTATCGTGTCATTGATGATATACTTGAACTATTTGCTCCTTTTCTTCAAGACAGCAAAATAGAGGTTGTAAAAAGTAGTATTAATAATCAGTATTTTATTCTCGGAAGTACGGCTCTCTTAGAAGCGATTATTACGAATCTTTTGACCAATACCATCAATGCTTTTAATGTAGAAGGAACACGTACAGAAGGACGCCAGGTAATGATCGTTACTGAAATTATCGAAACTTACTTACAGATCAAAATTTTAGATAATGGTCTAGGAATTAGAGATATCAACTTAAATAACATTTGGTTACCAGGTCAAACAACTAAACCAGAGGGTACAGGATTGGGACTAACTATAGTCAAAGATTCAGTTACTGACTTGGGAGGAAAAGTGCAGGCAATTGCTCAGGGAGAATTAGGTGGGGCAGAATTTATCATAAAACTACCACTTGTTGGAGGTTAG
- a CDS encoding ComEC/Rec2 family competence protein, whose product MMDLPELIIVDVGHGNCAVFRDTEGVVVIDCPYGNTLREIIEYRSIQDISHILISHADADHIAGIVNLLLDKTLKIHNIHLNPDAVKKSEIWQDLRIALKDARKRFGTVVSTELTTTKSRTLNIGQVDIQVLAPTPELILGGAGGRDLQGRRLTSNSISVVIGIVHNSHRVAILAADIDKIGLENLLQDEPDISTDILVFPHHGGKPGGADGKAFAQELCNLTEPRLIIFSIDRNRFNNPREEIIEGISVSVPEAHILCTQLSKQCAENLPSSEPIHLSRLPAKGLLKNTCCGGTVSVHIKGGETTYTKIDLHKAFIDDQVPTPICRKFQPIYLSDSR is encoded by the coding sequence ATGATGGACTTGCCTGAACTTATTATTGTAGATGTTGGTCACGGTAATTGTGCTGTTTTCCGAGATACAGAGGGTGTGGTTGTTATTGACTGTCCCTATGGCAATACATTAAGAGAAATTATTGAGTATAGATCGATTCAAGACATTTCCCATATTTTGATTTCTCATGCAGATGCAGACCATATTGCAGGTATTGTCAATCTGCTATTAGATAAGACTCTCAAGATACATAATATTCACTTAAATCCTGATGCCGTTAAAAAGAGTGAAATTTGGCAGGATTTACGAATTGCCTTAAAAGATGCCAGAAAACGTTTTGGAACGGTAGTTTCAACGGAATTAACTACAACCAAGTCACGAACGTTAAACATTGGTCAAGTAGATATACAAGTTCTGGCTCCAACACCTGAGTTAATACTCGGTGGTGCTGGGGGAAGAGATTTACAAGGGAGGCGATTGACTTCCAATTCCATATCTGTTGTGATTGGCATAGTTCACAATTCTCACCGAGTCGCCATATTAGCGGCAGATATTGACAAAATAGGATTGGAAAATCTGCTACAGGACGAACCTGATATCAGCACGGATATACTTGTCTTCCCTCATCATGGCGGAAAACCGGGTGGTGCAGATGGCAAAGCATTTGCTCAAGAGTTATGTAATTTGACTGAACCTAGATTGATAATCTTTTCAATCGATCGCAATCGTTTCAATAATCCTCGTGAAGAAATTATCGAGGGAATAAGTGTATCGGTTCCAGAAGCTCATATTTTGTGTACTCAGCTATCCAAGCAATGTGCTGAAAATCTGCCCAGTTCTGAACCTATCCATTTAAGTCGTCTTCCGGCTAAAGGTTTGTTAAAAAACACTTGTTGTGGAGGAACTGTCTCAGTCCATATAAAGGGTGGGGAAACAACTTATACTAAAATTGATTTGCACAAAGCGTTTATTGATGATCAAGTGCCTACCCCAATATGCCGGAAGTTCCAGCCAATATATCTGTCTGATTCTAGGTAG
- a CDS encoding aconitase family protein encodes MSEKTLFDKVWDSHTVGTLPSGQTQLFIGLHLIHEVTSPQAFGMLRERGLKVLYPDRTVATVDHIVPTENQARPFADVLAEEMMQVLEQSCKDYGIRFYNIGSGNQGIVHVIAPEQGLTQPGMTIACGDSHTST; translated from the coding sequence ATGAGCGAGAAAACACTATTCGATAAAGTTTGGGACTCCCACACCGTCGGTACTTTACCTTCGGGTCAAACTCAACTCTTTATTGGTTTACACTTAATCCATGAAGTCACCAGTCCCCAAGCCTTTGGGATGCTGCGGGAAAGGGGATTAAAGGTGCTGTATCCCGATCGCACGGTGGCGACTGTGGATCATATCGTTCCCACCGAAAACCAGGCGCGTCCTTTTGCGGATGTCTTAGCCGAAGAGATGATGCAGGTGTTGGAGCAAAGTTGTAAGGATTATGGGATTCGCTTCTATAATATAGGATCGGGGAATCAGGGGATTGTCCATGTGATTGCTCCAGAACAGGGATTAACCCAACCCGGAATGACGATCGCTTGTGGAGATTCCCATACTTCAACTC
- a CDS encoding aconitase family protein: SQTLALSKLKVRKIEVNGKLPPGVYAKDVILHIIRTLGVKGGVGYAYEYAGTTFEQMTMEERMTVCNMSIEGGARCGYINPDQVTYEYLKGRDFAPKGEDWNKAVEWWNSMRSDADAVYDDILTFDAAEIAPTVTWGITPGQGIAVNEAIPIPDSLPESERAIAEEAYRYMQLIPGAPIQGTKVDVCFIGSCTNGRLTDLREAAQFAQGKRVAQGVKAFVVPGSERVKKDAEAEGLDKIFVEAGFEWREPGCSMCLAMNPDKLQGDQISASSSNRNFKGRQGSATGRTLLMSPAMVVAAAVNGKVSDVRQLL; this comes from the coding sequence CTCGCAAACCCTCGCCCTGTCTAAACTTAAGGTTCGCAAAATTGAAGTTAACGGGAAACTTCCTCCCGGTGTTTACGCCAAGGATGTGATTCTGCACATCATCCGCACGTTAGGCGTCAAAGGTGGCGTTGGCTACGCTTATGAGTATGCTGGCACAACCTTTGAGCAGATGACGATGGAAGAACGGATGACGGTGTGTAATATGTCCATTGAAGGCGGTGCTAGATGCGGTTATATTAATCCGGATCAGGTCACGTATGAGTATCTCAAAGGGCGAGATTTTGCGCCGAAAGGGGAAGACTGGAACAAAGCGGTGGAATGGTGGAACAGTATGCGTTCTGATGCCGATGCCGTTTATGATGATATCCTCACCTTTGATGCGGCAGAGATTGCGCCAACGGTAACGTGGGGAATTACACCGGGACAGGGAATTGCCGTAAATGAAGCGATTCCCATACCCGATAGTTTACCCGAATCAGAACGTGCGATCGCCGAAGAAGCCTATCGGTATATGCAGCTTATCCCCGGTGCGCCGATTCAAGGAACAAAAGTGGATGTCTGTTTTATTGGAAGTTGCACCAATGGACGATTGACAGATTTACGCGAAGCCGCCCAATTTGCCCAAGGAAAGCGAGTCGCACAAGGGGTGAAGGCGTTTGTTGTTCCGGGTTCAGAACGAGTCAAAAAAGACGCCGAAGCCGAAGGATTGGATAAAATTTTTGTCGAAGCGGGGTTTGAGTGGCGCGAACCGGGATGTTCGATGTGTTTGGCGATGAATCCGGATAAGTTACAAGGGGATCAAATTAGTGCATCGTCCTCAAACCGTAATTTTAAAGGGCGTCAGGGTTCAGCCACGGGACGCACATTGTTGATGAGTCCAGCCATGGTAGTAGCGGCGGCGGTTAACGGGAAAGTTTCTGATGTTAGACAGTTATTGTGA
- the leuD gene encoding 3-isopropylmalate dehydratase small subunit — protein sequence MSQVKTVSGRGVPVVGNDIDTDRIIPARYLRCVTFEGLGDKAFADDRAQAKGQHPFDRPQYQGADILVVNGNFGCGSSREHAPQALQKWGIQAILGESFAEIFFGNCLAMGVPCVTAEPETVKQLQKILEENPQAPITVDLEAMNVRCGEFQASVSMPEGVRQTLITGTWDSCGQLVKQVDQVRETAAKLPYLKWDTATV from the coding sequence ATGAGTCAAGTTAAAACCGTGTCAGGACGAGGCGTTCCCGTTGTGGGTAATGATATTGATACCGACAGAATTATCCCCGCTCGCTATTTGCGCTGTGTTACTTTTGAAGGATTAGGAGACAAAGCTTTTGCTGATGACCGCGCCCAAGCAAAAGGGCAACATCCGTTTGACCGCCCCCAGTATCAAGGGGCAGATATTTTAGTGGTTAACGGCAACTTCGGCTGTGGTTCTTCGCGGGAACATGCGCCTCAAGCTTTGCAAAAATGGGGCATACAAGCCATTCTCGGTGAAAGTTTTGCGGAAATCTTCTTTGGTAACTGTTTAGCAATGGGGGTTCCCTGTGTTACGGCTGAACCGGAAACTGTGAAGCAGTTACAGAAAATCCTGGAAGAGAATCCGCAAGCACCAATAACGGTAGATTTAGAAGCCATGAATGTTCGCTGTGGTGAGTTTCAAGCCTCTGTGTCAATGCCTGAAGGGGTACGACAAACTCTAATTACAGGGACTTGGGATAGTTGCGGACAACTGGTGAAGCAAGTTGACCAGGTTCGGGAGACAGCGGCGAAGTTACCTTATCTGAAGTGGGATACAGCGACAGTATAG